The Leptospira barantonii genome includes a region encoding these proteins:
- a CDS encoding methyl-accepting chemotaxis protein has protein sequence MSIRFRISLYLSVVLFIGFSVLAGFNSYTAYQNLKKEVISGSEVTAERWTFEVKDYLDTTMALIRGFRFPLMFATPTRPQVITSLREILKRNENIYGASVAYEPNAFDGKDALYRNTEGHDGTGRFLPYLHRGKTKEEIVLEACKFYDSTGPEGDWYQVPKRTNAPFVTDPYYYEIESKVNILMISLIVPISADGHYYGMAGLDYQLEELQKLIGDTKPFRDQGYVALISPMGIYAVNGLDKTLVGKSIPQEHMETYLKLSQEGKKFTADAEGYTHYLFPFHIGKETRFWVMQVSIPNSIYRDDIISILLKSFVTTLVILVIVLLSLNFIFQKLITSGLLKAIGFSEEIAKGNLVAQSSHEQQDEIGTLLGSMNQMRENLLKVVREIGASASRLKGTSQKMADSSRSFSDVAQTQASAAEESSAAVEELAASAQNVGKSMERAVSSMKEIDGNVVRLKEQIANINREMQDLVQLAAESKEQGVTGENAMVASTSAMGAIGDSASRITEILSIITEISEKTNLLALNAAIEAARAGEAGKGFAVVAEEIGKLASQTSTSVQEIGALVNSTNNAVLNGNTKVSEASNVLKKLRGQVEEFDRYAKNVLTSVKTQEENTKEISQSANELMTFSLQIEEAVLEQKRATDEITKTIVSISDGTQEIAAGADDLTSFSGNMHGQAENLGQLIGKFKTN, from the coding sequence ATGAGCATTCGTTTTCGTATTTCACTTTATCTGTCCGTAGTTCTTTTTATAGGATTCTCGGTTTTAGCGGGCTTTAATTCTTATACCGCGTATCAGAATCTTAAAAAAGAAGTGATCAGCGGTTCCGAAGTTACGGCGGAACGCTGGACTTTTGAAGTAAAAGACTATTTAGACACTACGATGGCGTTGATCCGAGGATTTCGTTTTCCTTTGATGTTCGCAACACCGACTCGACCTCAGGTCATCACTTCTCTTCGTGAAATATTAAAGCGAAATGAAAATATTTACGGTGCGAGCGTCGCCTATGAACCGAACGCGTTCGACGGTAAGGACGCTTTGTATAGAAACACGGAAGGCCACGACGGAACCGGAAGATTTCTTCCCTATCTACATCGCGGTAAAACGAAAGAAGAAATCGTACTCGAAGCCTGTAAATTCTACGATAGCACCGGACCCGAAGGAGATTGGTATCAGGTTCCGAAAAGAACGAACGCTCCTTTCGTGACCGATCCGTATTACTACGAAATCGAATCCAAGGTCAACATTCTCATGATCTCATTGATCGTTCCGATCAGCGCCGACGGCCACTACTATGGAATGGCGGGCCTCGATTATCAATTGGAGGAATTGCAGAAACTGATCGGAGATACGAAACCGTTTCGAGATCAAGGTTATGTTGCTCTGATTTCTCCGATGGGAATCTATGCAGTCAACGGTCTTGATAAAACCTTGGTCGGAAAATCGATTCCACAAGAACACATGGAGACCTATCTCAAACTGAGTCAGGAAGGAAAAAAATTCACCGCGGACGCGGAAGGTTATACACATTATCTTTTTCCGTTCCATATCGGAAAGGAAACAAGATTCTGGGTGATGCAAGTTAGCATTCCGAATTCCATTTATAGGGACGATATCATTTCGATTTTACTCAAAAGTTTCGTTACTACGTTAGTCATCTTGGTTATCGTTCTTCTTAGTTTGAATTTTATATTCCAAAAATTGATTACTTCCGGTCTTCTCAAAGCGATCGGTTTTTCCGAAGAGATCGCAAAGGGAAATCTTGTCGCACAAAGTTCTCACGAACAACAAGACGAAATCGGAACCCTTCTCGGTTCTATGAATCAGATGAGGGAGAATCTTCTCAAGGTGGTTCGTGAAATCGGAGCATCCGCTTCCAGACTCAAAGGAACCTCTCAAAAGATGGCCGATTCTTCGAGAAGTTTTTCCGATGTCGCACAAACACAAGCGTCCGCCGCGGAAGAATCTTCGGCGGCCGTCGAAGAACTCGCGGCTTCCGCACAAAACGTCGGGAAGTCCATGGAAAGAGCCGTTTCCAGTATGAAGGAAATCGACGGAAACGTGGTTCGACTCAAGGAACAAATCGCGAACATCAATCGTGAAATGCAGGACCTCGTCCAACTCGCCGCGGAATCCAAAGAACAAGGTGTTACGGGTGAGAATGCGATGGTTGCTTCCACAAGTGCAATGGGTGCGATCGGTGACAGCGCGTCCCGGATCACGGAAATTCTTTCCATCATCACCGAAATTTCGGAGAAGACAAACCTACTCGCGTTGAACGCGGCTATCGAAGCCGCAAGAGCCGGTGAGGCCGGAAAAGGATTTGCGGTGGTTGCCGAAGAAATCGGAAAACTCGCGTCTCAAACTTCTACGAGCGTTCAGGAAATCGGCGCTCTTGTAAACTCCACAAACAACGCCGTATTAAACGGAAACACAAAGGTTTCAGAAGCGTCTAACGTTCTTAAAAAACTCAGAGGACAAGTGGAAGAATTCGATCGTTATGCGAAGAACGTTTTAACGTCCGTGAAAACGCAGGAAGAAAACACGAAAGAAATTTCCCAGAGCGCAAACGAGCTTATGACTTTCAGTTTACAAATCGAAGAAGCGGTTCTCGAACAAAAACGTGCAACCGATGAAATCACAAAGACAATCGTGAGCATTTCCGACGGAACCCAAGAAATCGCCGCTGGTGCGGACGATCTCACGTCATTCTCGGGAAACATGCACGGACAAGCCGAGAACCTCGGGCAATTGATCGGCAAGTTTAAGACAAACTGA
- a CDS encoding methyl-accepting chemotaxis protein, which translates to MSIRVRISLYLSVVLFIGFSILAAINSVTSYQNLKSEVESNSAITSERWSLEVKDILDSAMFYARGFRSPLIFTSPSRELLIVSMKEVIERNPTFFALWLVYEPNLYDGKDAQYRNASAHDSTGRFVPYIFQSGEKGKALIEPSINYDKTDGSGDYYQIPKKNNTYFVSEPYLYKAGNQEVMMLSIVAPISKDGFFRGACGIDLRIEELQKKFGEEKPFRGQGFMTLISPSGLYGVNGKDPSLIGKKIPDKAELDNFLKFAHEGKNFTYNSEGHTHYYFPFHVGKDKRYWVMQVSVPDSIYQSEVLSILFKSYISAILILISVLICLSFIFQKLITTGLLKAIGFSEEIAKGNLVVEKTYHRSDEIGTLLHSMNQMRENLLKVVREIGGSAHTLKGTSEKMADSSRSFSDVAQTQASAAEESSAAVEELAASAQNVGKSMEKAVSSMKEIDGNVDRLKEQIANINREMQDLVQLAAESKEQGVTGESAMIASTSAMAAIGDSASRITEILSIITEISEKTNLLALNAAIEAARAGEAGKGFAVVAEEIGKLASQTSTSVQEIGALVNSTNNAVLNGNTKVSEASNVLKKLREQVEEFDRYAKNVLTSVKTQEENTKEISQSANELMTFSLQIEEAVLEQKRATDEITKTIVSISDGTQEIAAGADDLTSFSGNMHGQAENLGQLVGKFKTN; encoded by the coding sequence ATGAGTATTCGAGTTCGTATATCGCTTTATTTGTCGGTGGTTTTGTTTATCGGATTCAGCATCCTTGCCGCGATTAATTCCGTCACTTCGTATCAAAATCTTAAATCCGAAGTGGAAAGTAATTCCGCGATCACTTCCGAACGTTGGTCCTTGGAAGTGAAGGACATTCTCGACTCCGCGATGTTTTATGCGAGAGGCTTTCGTTCTCCCTTGATTTTTACTTCCCCTTCCCGAGAACTGTTGATCGTTTCTATGAAGGAAGTCATCGAAAGAAACCCCACCTTCTTCGCTCTTTGGCTTGTCTACGAACCGAATCTCTATGACGGAAAAGACGCCCAATATCGAAACGCTTCCGCGCACGACTCAACCGGGAGATTCGTTCCGTATATCTTTCAATCCGGCGAAAAAGGCAAGGCGCTCATTGAACCTTCCATCAACTACGATAAGACAGACGGAAGCGGAGACTACTATCAGATTCCGAAAAAGAACAACACCTACTTCGTATCCGAACCGTATCTGTATAAAGCGGGCAACCAAGAAGTGATGATGCTTTCGATCGTCGCACCGATCAGCAAGGACGGGTTCTTTCGCGGAGCCTGTGGGATCGACTTAAGAATCGAAGAACTTCAAAAAAAATTCGGAGAAGAAAAACCGTTTCGCGGTCAGGGTTTTATGACTTTGATTTCTCCAAGCGGATTATATGGAGTCAACGGGAAAGATCCTTCTTTGATCGGAAAGAAAATTCCGGACAAAGCCGAACTGGATAATTTTTTAAAATTCGCACACGAAGGAAAGAATTTCACATACAACTCGGAAGGACATACGCACTACTACTTTCCGTTTCACGTAGGAAAGGACAAACGATATTGGGTGATGCAGGTCAGCGTTCCCGATTCCATTTATCAAAGCGAAGTCTTGAGCATTCTTTTCAAAAGTTATATTTCGGCGATTTTGATTTTAATTTCGGTCTTAATTTGTTTGAGTTTTATATTCCAAAAATTGATTACTACCGGACTTCTCAAAGCGATCGGTTTCTCCGAAGAAATCGCAAAGGGAAATCTCGTCGTGGAGAAAACGTATCATCGCTCCGATGAAATCGGAACCCTTCTTCATTCGATGAATCAGATGCGGGAGAATCTCCTCAAGGTCGTTCGTGAAATCGGAGGTTCTGCTCACACTCTCAAAGGAACTTCGGAGAAGATGGCGGATTCTTCGAGAAGTTTTTCCGATGTCGCGCAAACACAAGCGTCCGCCGCGGAAGAATCTTCGGCTGCCGTCGAAGAACTCGCGGCTTCCGCACAAAACGTCGGAAAGTCCATGGAGAAAGCGGTTTCCAGTATGAAAGAAATCGACGGAAACGTAGATCGACTCAAGGAACAAATTGCGAACATCAATCGTGAAATGCAGGATCTAGTTCAACTCGCCGCAGAATCCAAAGAACAAGGTGTGACCGGAGAAAGCGCAATGATCGCTTCGACAAGCGCCATGGCCGCGATCGGTGACAGCGCGTCTCGGATTACGGAAATTCTTTCCATCATCACCGAAATTTCAGAGAAGACAAACTTGCTCGCATTGAACGCCGCGATCGAAGCCGCAAGAGCCGGTGAAGCCGGAAAAGGATTTGCGGTGGTTGCAGAAGAAATCGGAAAACTCGCGTCTCAAACTTCTACGAGCGTTCAGGAAATCGGAGCTCTTGTAAACTCCACAAACAACGCCGTATTAAACGGAAATACGAAAGTGTCAGAAGCGTCTAATGTTCTTAAAAAACTCAGAGAACAAGTCGAAGAATTCGATCGTTATGCGAAGAACGTTCTTACCTCGGTCAAAACTCAGGAAGAAAACACGAAAGAAATTTCCCAGAGCGCAAACGAACTTATGACTTTCAGTTTACAAATCGAAGAAGCCGTTCTCGAACAAAAACGTGCAACCGATGAAATCACAAAAACGATCGTGAGCATTTCCGACGGAACCCAGGAAATCGCCGCGGGTGCGGACGATCTCACGTCATTCTCGGGAAACATGCACGGACAAGCCGAGAACCTCGGTCAATTGGTAGGCAAGTTTAAGACCAACTAA
- a CDS encoding aspartate kinase, producing MANIIVQKYGGTSVGTPERIQNVAKRIKSYHDKGQQVAVVVSAMGHTTDELVDLAAKISSNPPKREMDMLLSTGEQISTALLAMALWEIGVPATSFTGSQIKLLTDGNFSNAKIMEIDRSRIDSAFKEGKVVIIAGFQGIDAEENITTLGRGGSDTSAVAVAAVLGAKECEIYTDVDGVYTADPRVVPNAKKHTQITYEEMLELASLGAGVLHSRSVELGMNYDVVIHVRSSFNENVGTLVVSEDKIMEKLKVSGVTAKSDQARITIAGVPDKPGLAAGLFGELSSKHILVDMIVQSSPHNGINTISFTIPKKDVLEAKPILQGFSKAHNAKEPEINESIAIVSAVGVGMKSHVGVAAGMFKALADNGINIEMISTSEIKISCVIPEDQAKVAINKIHDVFGLSA from the coding sequence ATGGCAAACATCATCGTTCAAAAATACGGCGGAACTTCCGTGGGAACCCCGGAAAGAATCCAGAACGTTGCAAAAAGAATCAAGTCTTACCACGACAAAGGACAACAAGTCGCAGTCGTGGTTTCCGCGATGGGACATACCACGGACGAACTCGTGGATCTCGCGGCTAAAATTTCATCGAACCCTCCTAAACGGGAAATGGACATGCTCCTTTCCACGGGAGAACAAATTTCCACAGCCCTTCTCGCCATGGCTCTTTGGGAAATCGGAGTTCCGGCAACTTCCTTTACGGGCTCTCAAATCAAATTATTAACGGACGGAAACTTCTCCAATGCGAAGATCATGGAGATCGATCGTTCCCGAATCGATTCCGCATTCAAAGAAGGAAAGGTAGTCATCATCGCGGGATTTCAAGGAATCGACGCGGAAGAAAACATCACAACTTTGGGAAGAGGCGGTTCCGATACTTCCGCTGTCGCAGTCGCGGCGGTTCTCGGCGCGAAAGAATGTGAAATTTATACGGACGTCGACGGAGTTTATACCGCCGATCCGAGAGTCGTACCGAACGCAAAAAAACATACGCAGATCACTTACGAAGAAATGCTCGAACTCGCGAGTTTAGGCGCGGGTGTTCTTCATTCCAGAAGCGTTGAATTGGGAATGAACTACGACGTGGTCATTCACGTTCGTTCCAGCTTCAACGAAAACGTCGGAACGCTTGTAGTGAGCGAGGATAAAATCATGGAAAAATTAAAAGTAAGCGGAGTCACCGCAAAAAGCGATCAAGCAAGAATCACCATCGCGGGTGTTCCCGACAAACCGGGATTAGCCGCCGGACTTTTCGGCGAATTGAGCTCTAAACATATTCTTGTCGATATGATCGTACAATCCTCTCCGCATAACGGAATCAATACGATCTCCTTTACCATTCCTAAAAAGGACGTCCTCGAAGCGAAACCGATCCTTCAGGGATTCTCAAAGGCGCATAACGCGAAAGAGCCCGAGATCAACGAAAGTATCGCGATCGTTTCCGCGGTCGGAGTGGGAATGAAATCTCACGTGGGAGTTGCGGCGGGAATGTTCAAAGCCCTCGCGGATAACGGAATCAACATCGAGATGATTTCCACTTCCGAAATTAAAATCTCCTGTGTGATCCCCGAAGATCAGGCGAAGGTTGCGATCAACAAGATCCACGACGTATTCGGCCTTTCCGCATAA